The following DNA comes from Spirulina major PCC 6313.
GGCCTTAACCCAGCAAAAACGGCGCGAACTCCGCCAACAGCAACATTACGAAACCCTGCGAATGATCCTCGATCATTCGGTGCAACTGATGGCGCTCCTGAGTCCCGATGGCCGGATTTTGGAGGTGAATAATACAACCCTCGTTTGGGCGCGATTGCAGCGGGAGTCCTTGGTGGGGATGTTGTTTTGGGATGTGCCCTGGTGGGAGATGTCGGTGTCGATGCAGGCGAAGTTGAAGGGGGCGATCGCCAAGGCAGCGAATGGGGAATGGGTGCAGCGGGATATCACCGTCTATCGCGGGGATGAGGTGAAAACCCTGAGTTTTTCGATCACGCCGATCACCGATGAACGGGGGCAGGTGCTCTATTTACTGCCGGAAGGCCATGATGTGAGCGATCGCAAAGCCGTTGAGCAGGCCCTCGCCCAGAGTGAAGCCAACTGGCTTGCCGCCCAAAAAATCGCCCATGTGGGGAGTTGGGAATGGAATATTCTCACCGGTCACGTCACCTGGAGTGACGAAATCTTTCGGATCTATGGTCTCCCCATCGAGCAAACCCCCCCCAGCTTTGACGAGCAAGCCCAACACATCCACCCCGACGATCGCCAACGTTTCTACACCACCCTCTACAACACCATCTATCGCGAAGATCCCTACAGCCTCGAATTTCGCATCCTCCGCCCCGACCAGAGCATCCGCTACATCTACGCCCAAGGCCAACCCCTGCGCACGGACACCGGGGAAGTATCCCACCTGGCGGGGGTGTTGATGGATATTAGCGATCGCAAGCACCCCGACGCGCCCCAGCCGCCCCAAGTCTCCCCCCTCGAACTCGAAAAACTCCAGCGCGAACTCCAACGCACCCAATCCCACCTGATCCAAAACGAAAAAATGTCCAGCTTAGGGCAACTGCTCGCCGGAGTCGCCCACGAAATCAACAACCCCGTCAACTTCATCTACGGCAATCTCCGGCACGCCGAAGACTACGTTAACGACATCCTCAATCTCCTGTCCCTCTACCAAAAAGGCTATCCCCAGCCCCACGCCGACATTGTTGAAGAAGCCGAAGCCATGGATCTAGAGTTTCTCGTTGATGATCTGCCGCAAATTTTTTCATCCATGCAAATGGGGGCCGATCGGATCAAAGAAATTGTCGCCTCGCTGCGGACTTTCTCCCGGACGG
Coding sequences within:
- a CDS encoding PAS domain-containing protein, whose product is MAQSAASTPLSHLWIEQSPTAIAIFDRNLCCVVASERWRKLYGLNSDQAVQGVAFAQLVPSLPEHWTAVLRRSLSGSHESSDGEVVTLASGKRAWVQWESSPWRDETGAIAGVIWCGMALTQQKRRELRQQQHYETLRMILDHSVQLMALLSPDGRILEVNNTTLVWARLQRESLVGMLFWDVPWWEMSVSMQAKLKGAIAKAANGEWVQRDITVYRGDEVKTLSFSITPITDERGQVLYLLPEGHDVSDRKAVEQALAQSEANWLAAQKIAHVGSWEWNILTGHVTWSDEIFRIYGLPIEQTPPSFDEQAQHIHPDDRQRFYTTLYNTIYREDPYSLEFRILRPDQSIRYIYAQGQPLRTDTGEVSHLAGVLMDISDRKHPDAPQPPQVSPLELEKLQRELQRTQSHLIQNEKMSSLGQLLAGVAHEINNPVNFIYGNLRHAEDYVNDILNLLSLYQKGYPQPHADIVEEAEAMDLEFLVDDLPQIFSSMQMGADRIKEIVASLRTFSRTDETEVKSMNLHDGIESTLIILQNRLKPRSESPGIQIIKQYSNIPPIDGYPGQFNQVLMNILSNAIDALEERDQHRTYAEIEADPSIIKITTALHPPNHVELSLADNGPGIPTEIQSRLFDEFFTTKPVGKGTGLGLSISYKIITERHHGELVCQSTPGQGTEFIITIPIQHPPDGD